A single genomic interval of Desertifilum tharense IPPAS B-1220 harbors:
- a CDS encoding metallophosphoesterase produces the protein MSIKRRQVLTWGGLSGLGLALTGKAFWGKEASSIAQENVISAATLETEGVVVANSTQPLLRFVSLADTGTGAQGQYAVAEAMTRYHQQNPFDLAILAGDNIYNDGEIEKIGAVFERPYEPLLRQGVKFHACLGNHDIRTENGDPQVRYPGFNMQNRRYYTLRRDDVQFFALDTNGNADWQNQLVWLDRELGQSDAIWKIVFAHDQIYSSAHYGVNQALIKKLSPMFKKHGVQLYINGHDHVYERTQPIEGTTYLICGAGAGTRPVGRSSWTAHSAERLSFAAYEVYRDRIEITAIATNHEPFDRGVISQQAIG, from the coding sequence ATGAGCATTAAACGCCGTCAAGTCTTAACCTGGGGTGGTTTGAGCGGTTTAGGATTAGCTCTGACAGGGAAAGCTTTTTGGGGAAAAGAGGCGAGTAGTATTGCTCAAGAAAATGTCATTTCTGCTGCAACCCTTGAGACGGAAGGGGTTGTAGTCGCTAACTCAACGCAACCGTTGTTACGTTTTGTGTCGCTTGCTGATACGGGAACGGGGGCGCAAGGTCAATATGCAGTTGCAGAAGCGATGACGCGCTACCACCAGCAAAATCCTTTTGATTTAGCGATTCTTGCTGGGGACAATATTTATAATGATGGTGAAATTGAGAAGATTGGTGCAGTTTTTGAGCGTCCCTATGAGCCGTTATTGCGACAAGGGGTGAAGTTTCACGCCTGTTTAGGAAATCACGATATTCGGACGGAAAATGGCGATCCGCAAGTGCGCTATCCCGGTTTTAATATGCAAAATCGGCGCTATTATACGTTGCGGCGAGATGATGTTCAGTTTTTTGCGTTGGATACGAATGGCAATGCAGACTGGCAAAATCAGTTAGTGTGGTTGGATCGGGAACTCGGTCAAAGCGATGCGATTTGGAAGATTGTGTTTGCTCACGATCAAATTTATTCTTCGGCTCATTATGGGGTGAATCAAGCGTTGATTAAAAAGCTGTCGCCGATGTTTAAAAAACATGGCGTGCAACTTTATATTAATGGTCACGATCACGTTTACGAACGGACGCAACCGATTGAGGGGACGACGTATTTGATTTGCGGTGCGGGTGCGGGGACGCGTCCGGTTGGACGTTCTTCTTGGACGGCGCATTCGGCGGAAAGATTGAGTTTTGCAGCCTATGAGGTTTATCGCGATCGCATTGAGATTACTGCGATCGCAACCAACCATGAACCGTTCGATCGCGGGGTTATTTCTCAGCAGGCGATAGGATAG
- a CDS encoding DNA adenine methylase, with the protein MSVSVQQLLSPRPFLKWAGGKSRLISQYQPYFPTQFSGYYEPFLGGGAIYFHLQPHWAVLSDINPELVNVYRCIRDDVEGAIALLEHHAHNHSYSYYYQVRALQPQDPIARAARFIYLNRTCFNGLYRENSQGQFNVPLGRYKNPKICYPELLKTASLALKNTEIQEMPFEQILDLKIAQNAFVYFDPPYHPLSSTSNFTAYSRHDFKQEDQERLRDIFATLAKRGVQVMLSNSDCPFIRELYQDFFIHPIFANRSINSNHQKRGKIGELLITSYPIAC; encoded by the coding sequence ATGAGCGTTTCGGTGCAACAACTGCTATCTCCTCGTCCGTTTCTCAAATGGGCCGGTGGCAAATCTCGGCTAATCTCCCAATATCAACCCTATTTTCCCACTCAGTTCAGCGGGTATTACGAACCCTTTTTAGGCGGAGGGGCTATTTACTTCCATCTGCAACCCCACTGGGCCGTTTTATCGGATATTAATCCCGAATTGGTCAATGTTTACCGCTGCATCCGCGATGATGTAGAAGGGGCGATCGCGCTTCTAGAACACCATGCCCACAATCACTCCTATTCTTACTATTATCAGGTGCGCGCCCTACAACCCCAAGACCCCATCGCCAGAGCCGCCCGCTTTATTTATCTCAATAGAACTTGCTTCAACGGACTCTACCGAGAAAATTCTCAAGGTCAATTCAACGTCCCTTTAGGACGCTATAAAAATCCGAAAATCTGTTATCCAGAACTTCTAAAAACAGCTTCGCTTGCCTTAAAAAATACCGAAATCCAAGAAATGCCCTTTGAGCAAATTCTAGACCTAAAAATAGCTCAAAACGCCTTTGTTTATTTCGATCCCCCCTATCATCCCCTGAGTTCCACCAGTAACTTTACCGCCTATAGTCGCCATGACTTTAAGCAAGAAGATCAAGAACGCCTGCGAGATATCTTTGCAACCCTAGCCAAGCGCGGCGTTCAAGTCATGCTATCTAATTCAGATTGTCCGTTTATTCGCGAGTTATATCAAGACTTCTTTATTCACCCTATATTTGCCAACCGCTCCATTAACTCCAACCATCAAAAACGGGGAAAAATCGGTGAATTGCTGATTACCTCCTATCCTATCGCCTGCTGA
- a CDS encoding DUF751 family protein: protein MGDFFNNVSRYPRYFITITLGIFFFLFDKLKPLLKNPVSAIALIGVIVSGFIFVTLTLRAMLGLPAV, encoded by the coding sequence ATGGGAGACTTCTTTAATAACGTTTCGCGTTACCCGCGCTACTTTATAACGATTACGCTGGGAATTTTCTTTTTCCTGTTTGACAAGCTCAAACCCTTACTGAAGAATCCGGTCAGCGCGATCGCCCTGATAGGTGTCATTGTATCAGGCTTTATCTTTGTCACCCTGACGCTGCGTGCCATGCTAGGGCTGCCTGCGGTTTAG
- the rbfA gene encoding 30S ribosome-binding factor RbfA, translating to MATGRRVSRVASLIKREISQMLLNDIKDDRVGAGMVSVTDVDVSGDLQHAKVFVSIYGTDEARAETMEGLRSATPFVRSELGQRVRLRRTPEVIFLEDRSLERGDRILHLIDQLKPLSSSMDEEDIGAEE from the coding sequence ATGGCTACAGGTCGTCGTGTTTCCCGCGTGGCCTCCCTCATTAAACGCGAAATCAGCCAAATGCTCTTAAACGATATCAAAGACGATCGGGTAGGAGCAGGCATGGTCAGCGTTACGGATGTTGATGTTTCTGGCGACCTCCAACATGCGAAAGTCTTTGTCAGTATCTATGGCACTGACGAAGCCAGAGCAGAAACAATGGAAGGGTTAAGATCGGCAACCCCGTTTGTCAGAAGCGAACTCGGTCAGCGGGTGCGCCTGCGTCGAACTCCAGAGGTGATATTTTTAGAAGATCGCTCTCTAGAAAGGGGCGATCGCATTCTCCATCTGATTGACCAGCTTAAACCGCTCAGTTCCTCAATGGACGAAGAAGACATTGGGGCCGAGGAATAA
- a CDS encoding glycoside hydrolase family 3 N-terminal domain-containing protein has protein sequence MLNEPYPVLTLAQQVAQMVVVRASGFLFDHEIRYPQWEPPTQTLQYWIQQLGVGGAILLGGSAAEIRQRTIQLQSWAKIPLLLAADVEEGVGQRFSSATWLPPAMALGEIFRKDPHRALEYAYQMGQITAQEASAIGLNWVLAPVADVNNNPDNPVINIRAFGETPEAVSHLVAAYIRGTQAFPVLTSAKHFPGHGDTAIDSHLELPTLPHTADRLKRVELPPFESAIAAGVDSIMTAHLRIPTWDDERPATLSKAILTGQLRDKGGFEGLIVTDALVMGAIANQYGANEAAVLAVEAGADILLMPQDPPSAIAAVCQAVESGRIARSQIEASVRRIWQAKQKVSLPDFPREAPTQRRDVRGVKPSLGAASMEQGQVWMSQIGQQDAFTAVSNILRDSMRCGGQLPIPAVARGYNLIVVDRALDCKYLSPQAPAIALPAQLGYQFALIDSHFPVEPPADLPPTVLQVFMRGNPFRGNAGLTHTASAWFEALLQAGQLKALAIYGSPYILEQFLSQLPSTLPYVFTYGQTPAAQAIALGEGLGLEEPAVGM, from the coding sequence ATGCTGAACGAACCCTACCCCGTTTTGACTTTAGCCCAACAAGTCGCGCAGATGGTAGTTGTTCGGGCCTCTGGATTTTTATTTGACCATGAAATTCGCTATCCCCAGTGGGAACCCCCCACCCAAACCCTACAGTATTGGATTCAACAACTAGGGGTCGGCGGCGCGATCTTATTGGGAGGAAGCGCCGCCGAAATTCGCCAGAGAACAATACAGCTACAGAGTTGGGCGAAAATCCCTTTGCTGCTGGCCGCCGATGTTGAAGAAGGCGTCGGCCAGCGCTTTTCGAGTGCCACCTGGTTGCCCCCCGCAATGGCTTTAGGCGAAATCTTCCGTAAAGACCCGCATCGCGCCCTAGAATACGCTTACCAGATGGGTCAAATCACTGCCCAAGAAGCCTCCGCCATCGGCTTAAATTGGGTGCTAGCGCCCGTTGCGGACGTAAATAATAACCCAGATAACCCCGTCATTAATATTCGCGCCTTTGGCGAAACCCCAGAGGCCGTTTCTCACCTGGTAGCCGCCTATATTCGGGGAACGCAGGCCTTCCCTGTCCTAACTTCCGCTAAACATTTTCCCGGACATGGCGATACGGCGATTGATTCCCACTTAGAATTACCGACATTGCCCCATACAGCCGACCGTCTGAAGCGCGTAGAATTACCGCCATTTGAAAGCGCGATCGCTGCTGGGGTAGACTCAATTATGACGGCACACTTACGCATCCCGACCTGGGATGACGAACGGCCTGCTACGTTGTCCAAGGCGATTTTAACCGGGCAGTTGCGCGACAAGGGAGGATTTGAAGGGTTAATCGTCACCGATGCCTTGGTGATGGGTGCAATTGCCAACCAATACGGCGCAAACGAGGCCGCAGTCTTAGCGGTGGAAGCCGGAGCCGATATCTTGCTGATGCCCCAAGATCCGCCCAGTGCGATCGCCGCAGTTTGCCAAGCCGTTGAGTCTGGACGCATTGCTCGATCTCAAATTGAAGCGTCTGTGCGGCGCATTTGGCAAGCCAAGCAAAAAGTGAGTTTACCCGATTTCCCCAGGGAAGCTCCAACACAGAGGCGGGACGTTCGAGGGGTAAAACCCTCGCTAGGAGCGGCAAGCATGGAACAGGGTCAGGTGTGGATGTCTCAAATCGGACAGCAAGACGCCTTTACAGCAGTCAGCAATATTTTACGCGACTCCATGCGCTGCGGCGGTCAGTTACCCATTCCCGCAGTCGCTAGGGGCTATAACTTGATTGTGGTGGATCGCGCCCTCGATTGTAAGTATCTCTCGCCGCAAGCCCCCGCGATCGCGCTGCCCGCTCAGTTGGGCTATCAGTTTGCTCTGATTGATAGTCATTTTCCAGTGGAACCCCCGGCCGATCTTCCCCCCACTGTGCTGCAAGTCTTCATGCGGGGCAACCCCTTTCGCGGTAATGCCGGCCTAACCCACACGGCTTCAGCCTGGTTTGAGGCGTTGCTGCAAGCGGGACAGTTAAAGGCTTTAGCAATCTATGGTAGTCCCTACATTTTGGAACAATTTTTAAGCCAACTGCCCTCTACCCTGCCCTATGTCTTCACCTATGGGCAAACGCCCGCAGCTCAAGCGATCGCCCTAGGAGAAGGATTGGGTTTAGAAGAACCAGCCGTAGGAATGTAA